A single genomic interval of Vibrio maritimus harbors:
- a CDS encoding carbohydrate ABC transporter permease encodes MTSKAVAPTPTEPDNARFSLSKLRRSPLTILVHLSVLLIVILWTLPTAGLLISSFRDKDQLALSGWWTSLTASEQNLVARTDNPDTQVQEGDVYVLSGQLLVDGSPTEIMAFGFSSREPTKFMPDDVAQMRKDGTLTVTEDGHYKMTSPEPFTGKRGKRIFYTAVVPPKFGLDNYREVLTAEGIGRSFINSLTVTIPATIIPILIAAYAAYALSWMKMPGRNLLIALVVGLLVVPLQMSLIPLLRLYNDIGAFFGVGAKTYIGIWLAHTGFGLPLAIYLLRNYISSLPREIIESAKVDGATDFEVFMRIVLPLSFPALASFAIFQFLWVWNDLLVATVFLGTGEEHMVLTARLRELLGSRGGNWEILTASAFVSIAVPLCVFFVLQRYLVRGLLSGSVK; translated from the coding sequence ATGACAAGTAAAGCTGTTGCTCCTACACCGACTGAACCAGATAACGCCAGATTTAGCTTGAGTAAGCTTCGCCGCTCGCCGCTAACTATATTGGTTCATTTATCTGTGCTTCTTATCGTGATTCTGTGGACGCTCCCTACCGCAGGCCTACTTATTTCATCATTTAGAGACAAAGATCAGTTGGCTTTGTCGGGCTGGTGGACGTCCTTAACTGCATCCGAGCAAAACCTCGTCGCACGGACAGACAACCCAGATACGCAGGTTCAAGAGGGCGATGTCTATGTGCTGTCTGGACAATTATTGGTGGATGGCAGCCCAACAGAGATCATGGCATTTGGTTTTTCATCTCGAGAGCCGACTAAGTTCATGCCAGATGATGTTGCACAAATGCGTAAAGATGGAACGCTCACTGTTACCGAAGACGGTCACTATAAAATGACATCGCCTGAGCCTTTTACTGGCAAGCGCGGAAAGCGAATCTTCTATACCGCAGTGGTGCCTCCTAAGTTCGGGTTGGATAACTATCGTGAAGTATTAACTGCTGAAGGGATAGGGCGCTCATTTATCAACTCGCTGACGGTGACTATTCCTGCCACCATCATTCCAATTCTTATTGCAGCTTACGCTGCGTATGCCTTGTCGTGGATGAAAATGCCAGGGCGCAATTTATTGATCGCACTCGTTGTTGGTTTGCTTGTCGTGCCATTGCAGATGTCGTTGATCCCGCTGCTGCGTTTGTATAACGATATCGGTGCATTCTTTGGTGTTGGGGCGAAAACCTACATTGGGATTTGGTTAGCGCATACGGGGTTTGGTCTTCCGCTCGCGATTTATCTATTGCGCAATTATATCTCTAGCTTACCACGTGAAATCATCGAATCAGCAAAAGTCGATGGCGCGACAGACTTTGAGGTCTTTATGCGCATCGTACTGCCTTTGTCGTTCCCCGCGTTAGCGTCATTCGCTATTTTCCAGTTCTTATGGGTATGGAATGACTTACTTGTGGCGACCGTGTTCTTGGGGACAGGTGAAGAGCATATGGTTCTAACGGCGAGATTGCGTGAACTATTGGGGTCTCGCGGTGGTAACTGGGAAATCTTAACTGCATCGGCGTTCGTCTCTATTGCTGTGCCGCTATGTGTGTTCTTTGTGCTGCAACGATATTTAGTTCGTGGACTACTTTCTGGTTCTGTTAAATAA